The following nucleotide sequence is from Alphaproteobacteria bacterium.
GCTTTTTATCTTTCCTTATTAAACCCCAATAACAGGAGGACCTGGTATTTTTGTCTGGTTTGTCGCTTCTTAAAGACAACAAAAATTAACTCACTCACCTAATTTTGCAATTTGCTCATAAGAGTATTTTATATTTCCAAGACCGATGTAGACTTGAGCTTTTAGGGGATCATCCTCATAATTCTTAAGAACGTCTAAGGCCTCTAAATACCAATTTTGCGGGGCCGTATGAAATTCATCACAGTATTTCAAATTTCCTAAACCAATGAGGGATTTGATAAAGGCCCTGGGATTTCCCTTCTTCAAATGATGATATACATGAAGAAAATATTTAATCTGAGATTCTTTACTCACACATCCAAGATTTGCAAATTCCACGAGTGTGAAACTCATAGGATTATATGGATCTTCTGCACATAGATTAAAAGAAAGTTCTATTTGGTCTGCAATTTTAAGGGCTTCTTTTCTATCTCCCCAATAGAATAAACGACTAGCTTTCCAAATTATATAGCGGGGCTGTTTATACATGTTTATTGCGGAATCAATATAAGAAAATGTATCTGATCTTTTATTTAGTCTGCTAGCAATTTTTGCCAAATTGAAAAAAGCAAAGGATTTTGAAATCGTGTCTATGTTTGGTTCATCTATAATATTCAAATAAATGGTTGTGGCACTTTCAATATCTACGTCATTTACAGTATGTCTCAGAATTTGAGCCTTTTAAAATTGTTTTTCTAAAATGTTATAATTTGGAATTACTGTTAGAATATCGGAAGTTGTTAGATCATTGTCTATTGGTTTTTCAGAATGTTCATCTTCCTCAGTTTGTACTCCTTCCGACGAATCTACGCGCTTTGTTTTCTTTTTGATAGGTGCTTTCTCGGTTACTGACGTGGATTGTTCTTCTTTGCCTTGCTCCCTGCCTGAGATTTCTTTTCTTTTGTGTGTTACGATGTAGGAGTCATTTTTTATATATGTATTTCGAGCAGAGTTCGGCGTCGTATCTATGAAAAAGTCATCATTCTTCATTCCCATTGCTTGATTTTCAATAGACACCAAGGAGAGAAAAAGACAACCTAAAATGCGGCATATTTTTAAATAATTTACTTTAAACATTAACCCACCATCATCATTAAATACAAAAATTATGTATAAAATTAAGTGGTGTCAACATCAATAATAAGTTTAATAGATCTGCCTTCTCTTTAGATCAAATTATGCTCTAGTGTTAGTAAGCTGGCTTGCTCTCAAATAAAGACAATGTGGGTGAATAAACAGATGAAGAGGAGTTAGAATCTTTCGACAATGAGAGTTAGCTGTTACAAACTCACAAGATTAGCTCTTTGATTTAATGGTGCGCTTAGCGTTTGAAATATTGCCACTCTGTCTCCGTAATTTGTGACAATAGGCTGCCTGCTCAAGGCATTTCTTGAAGTTCCTGTCATTTCTCTCCAATTGTGCCCTTGCCCCCAAGAGAAAATTTAGGTACATGACTGTATAAATATGAGTTTGAACATGTCAGGAAAAGGAATTCTTTAAAATGGCCATTGAAAGAACATTTTCAATTATTAAACCCGATGCAACGCGCCGTAATTTGACGGGAGCGATTAATGCACGCTTTGAAGAGGCAGGGTTAAGGATTGTGGCCCAACGTCGTCTTTGGTTGACCAAGGTCCAGGCAGAGGCCTTTTATGTGGTGCATGCCGAACGGGCCTTCTATGACGACTTGTGTACTTTTATGTCCTCGGGTCCCATAGTTGCACAGGTCCTTGAAGGAGAGGATGCAATCTTGAAAAATCGCGAAGTCATGGGGGCAACAAATCCTGCCAATGCGGATCCTGGAACGATTCGTTATGATTTTGCCGAATCCATTGAAGCCAATTCCGTCCATGGATCCGATGCGCCAGAAACAGCGGCTGAAGAGATTTCTTTTTTCTTTTCCAGTATGGACATTGTTGGGTAAAGAGCGATATTGTACTCGGGCGCCACTGGGGCGTATAAAGTCTAGAACAAATCACTTGCAGGGGTCCCTGTTTACGATGATCCATCTGAATATGACACAATTGGCTCTGAAAAAGCATATAGCCCTTTTCTTAGGGATTGCGTTTTTTCAGATTTGTCAGATGGGCATAGGTCCTTCGTGCCATGCTGCCCCAGACAAGCCTTTTGTTGTGAAAGGCCTCCAAGTTGATGTCAAAGACACGTCAGCGGTTGAAGCAAGAAAGAAGGCCCTCGCCATGGGTCAACGAAAGGCCTTCGTTGAGCTTTTAAATTTGATTGCGACTCCTGAAAATTCCAGTGCTTCTGGCGATCTGGACGCTTTAGGGAGCAAAATTGCGGCAACCTTTAGCGACGATCAAATAGCTGCCCATGTCCTTGATTTTGAGATAGTGGATGAGAAAAACTCAAAGACTCGCTACTTAGCAACTCTTACGTATCGTCTTAATAGAACTTCGATTGAAAAGTTAATTTCTGAGGCAAGCCATCGCATTGTAAAGGCGTCGAAGGAAGCTGTCCTCATTCTTCCCTTACTGGAAAAGCATGGGGAAATGCTTCTTTGGCAAGACGAAAATCAATGGAAACAAGCCTGGGATAAAAAGCACATGAGCTTTTCCCTTATACCGTTTACCTTGCCCCTTGGCGACCTGCAGGATGTGCAGGAGCTGACACCGTCTCAGGCTCTTGAAGGCAGCTTTGATAGTTTGGAAAAGATTGCGAAGAGATATGAGACTCCAGCTGGAGCGCTTGTTGTTTATGCTAAATACTTTGAAGAATTTTCCAAGGAAGAGGGCCTTATGGTTCCCCATATTACCATAGAATTTATGTATGGCCTGCCTTCCTCACAAGGCGCGCGTCAGGCCATAACCCTTTCTGGAGAGCCAGGTGGTTCGGTAGAGGAACTTTTAAACAAAGGGGTAGATACCGTTTTAGACACCCTGAACAGGGACTGGAAACGGGGAGAGCTTTTGCCCCACGATAAGAAAGTGTCTTTAACAGCCAATTGTAAGTTAAATTCGCCCAAGTCCTGGTTTGATATTAAAGAAAAGTTAGCATCTCTTCGCAGAGCAGGGTGTTTTCTGAGCTATGATGTTTTGACACTTTCAACGGAAAAGATACGCTTGCGCCTTCATCATCGGGGGTGTGAAAATTTGTTGAAACAGCAAGCAGAACTTGTAGGACTAAGATTGTCCTCCTTTGGAGCCGAGTGGTCTATAGAGGAATTGAATCATAAAGAGAGCTCAGCACCAGCAGATATGGCAACTCTCTCAGAGCCCGTCCAGATGTTCCAAGAAGCCAAGTCAGTCCAAAAACTCCAAGAAGCTAAGCCCGTCCAGAAACTCCAAGAAGCCAGGCCTATTCATGAGGTTCAGCACGTTGAGACATCGCAGACAATGGAAGTGTATCAACCAGAACCCATGAAGATTATTATCCGTCCTAGGGATGAGGATTTGATCCAAGAAAATCAAAATCTTACCCGGGAAGTCTCTTATTTGTTAGAAGAAGAGTAGGCCGTATGAATTTACCCAATCTCATAAGCATCGCCCGATTGTTAAGTGCTCCACTAATCGTTTGGCTTATTCTTGATGATAGAATGGTCATAGCCTTCTGGGTTTTTATAGCGGCAGGAGCCTCCGACGCCATTGATGGTTATATAGCACGCATTTTAAAAGCTCGGACCGAGCTGGGAACCTATTTGGATCCTTTGGCAGATAAAGCACTGCTTGTGGCGGTCTGTATTACCTTAGGCCAGAAAGCCTACTTAGAAAGCTGGATTGTGATTCTAGTGGTTTCAAGAGATGTGTTGATTATTGGGGGCGCGATGCTGATGTCCCTCATTGGAAAATCCATTAAAATGCAACCCATCACTATTAGCAAGCTGAATACCGTTTGCCAGATTATGCTTATATTGTTGGTCTTGGGATGCCATGGTTATGAACTTTGGGGCCTATTGCCCATAATTAGTGGATTAACCTGGGCTGTCGCCCTTACGACTCTGTTGTCAGGAGCCATGTATATTAAATTATCCTTAAGGCCCCAGAAACAGACGATTGAAAAGCGAGTTAATTGATGGAATTAGGGGGCCACATGTCATCTTCACAGCGTTTTTGGATTTGGGCGACCGTTGCTCTTTTGTTGGGGGCTGTGCTCTATATCTTGAAGGGAATATTGTTGCCATTTGTAGCTGGAATGCTTGTGGCTTATATACTTAATCCTGTCACGGGTCGTTTAGAGTCATGGCGTATCCCTAGAACTCTGGCCACTATTCTGATTATTTTGATTTTTTTCTCGGCGATTGCAGCCATATTTTTCTTTGCTTTTCCCTATATACAGGCAGAAGTCATCAATTTAGCGATCAGGATACCTGGTTATGGCGTCACACTTCACAAATCGCTAATGGATTATTTCGATGGATTTTCGGGACAGTTATCTCCCACTGATTGGGAGACCATTAAATTGGAAGCCAGCAAATATATGGGGGATATTTTTTCCTGGTTTGGTAAGTTTTTGGCTGATCTTCTGACAGGTGGACTCGCCCTAGCAAACCTCATTGCCCTCGTCATTATCACGCCAATCGTTTCTTTTTATCTTTTACGGGATTGGAATCGTCTCGTTAAGAAGGTTCAGAGCTGGTTTCCAGTAGCACACCAAAAAGTGATTTCCACTCTCTTTGAAGATATGGATCGGGCTTTGGGTGGTTTTGCTAGAGGCCAAGCCCTTGTTTGCCTAACTCTAGCTACTTTTTATGGTTTTGGACTTTGGTTCCTTGGATTGGACTCTGGTGCTGTAATCGGGGTTTTAACCGGTATTTTTGCCTTTGTACCTTACCTGGGAGTTTTGACAGGATTTATTATTTCTCTTCTGATGTCTTTTGCTCAGTTTGGTGATTGGGCACCTATCCTCATGGTTATGGGATTATTTGGCGTAGGGCAGGTTCTAGAGGGGAATTTTCTGACACCAAATCTCGTGGGTGAGCGCGTAGGTTTGCATCCTGTTTGGATCATCTTTGCAATCTTGAGCGGGGCCACTATCGGAGGGCTTTTAGGCGTTCTGATAGCCATGCCAATTGCTGCCATTATAGGTGTTCTTGTTCGATTCGGAATGTCACAGTATATGGCCAGCCCTCTCTATAAGCATTTGGCACGAAAAGCCCCTGCGGCGAAGAAAAAAACTTCATGATCCCAAAACCACAGCTTTTGTTAGGAACAGAAGACATACCTTCTTTTGCTCCAGAAGATTTTATTGTGGGGGAGTGTAACCGGGACGCCTTTTTGTTTATTCATCAATGGCCTCAGTGGCCATCATGTGGCCTTGTTCTTCATGGGCCTAGTGGATCGGGGAAAACACATTTGGCCCAAATATTTGCAGCCAGAAGTAAGGCGATTTCTTTGGATTTTTCAACCATTGAGAAGGGAGACTACCCTGAAACGAAGGGTGGCCACTTTGTCATCGAGGATGTAAATCCTCAAACAATATCCCAAGAACCTTTTTTGCATTTTTATAATTCCCTGCAGGGGGAGGGTGGAACCATGCTGATCACAGCACAGACGCCACCCAGTAAATGGAATATTTCTCTTGCCGACTTGGATTCGCGTCTTCGGGCCTTACCTGCCCTTTCTTTGGGGCTTCCAGAGGACCAAGTTCTAAAGGGAGTTTTGCTAAAGCGTTTTTCGGACTTTCAGGTTCGTGTAGGAATCGATATAATAAACTACATAACAGTGAGAATTGATCGTTCATTTGCGGTGGCACAAGAGGTGGTTCGGAAGATCAACATCTGTGCGTTGGAACGGCGGAGGAACGTTACATTGCCATTGGTTCGAGAAGTATTGGAAGAGTTTACCAATCAAGAACAGTAGCCAAGGCAAGTAGGGGAGATAATGACGATGCTCTATTTACGTGTGCTTTTAGGGAT
It contains:
- the ndk gene encoding nucleoside-diphosphate kinase translates to MAIERTFSIIKPDATRRNLTGAINARFEEAGLRIVAQRRLWLTKVQAEAFYVVHAERAFYDDLCTFMSSGPIVAQVLEGEDAILKNREVMGATNPANADPGTIRYDFAESIEANSVHGSDAPETAAEEISFFFSSMDIVG
- a CDS encoding DUF2066 domain-containing protein produces the protein MTQLALKKHIALFLGIAFFQICQMGIGPSCHAAPDKPFVVKGLQVDVKDTSAVEARKKALAMGQRKAFVELLNLIATPENSSASGDLDALGSKIAATFSDDQIAAHVLDFEIVDEKNSKTRYLATLTYRLNRTSIEKLISEASHRIVKASKEAVLILPLLEKHGEMLLWQDENQWKQAWDKKHMSFSLIPFTLPLGDLQDVQELTPSQALEGSFDSLEKIAKRYETPAGALVVYAKYFEEFSKEEGLMVPHITIEFMYGLPSSQGARQAITLSGEPGGSVEELLNKGVDTVLDTLNRDWKRGELLPHDKKVSLTANCKLNSPKSWFDIKEKLASLRRAGCFLSYDVLTLSTEKIRLRLHHRGCENLLKQQAELVGLRLSSFGAEWSIEELNHKESSAPADMATLSEPVQMFQEAKSVQKLQEAKPVQKLQEARPIHEVQHVETSQTMEVYQPEPMKIIIRPRDEDLIQENQNLTREVSYLLEEE
- a CDS encoding CDP-alcohol phosphatidyltransferase family protein, giving the protein MNLPNLISIARLLSAPLIVWLILDDRMVIAFWVFIAAGASDAIDGYIARILKARTELGTYLDPLADKALLVAVCITLGQKAYLESWIVILVVSRDVLIIGGAMLMSLIGKSIKMQPITISKLNTVCQIMLILLVLGCHGYELWGLLPIISGLTWAVALTTLLSGAMYIKLSLRPQKQTIEKRVN
- a CDS encoding AI-2E family transporter codes for the protein MSSSQRFWIWATVALLLGAVLYILKGILLPFVAGMLVAYILNPVTGRLESWRIPRTLATILIILIFFSAIAAIFFFAFPYIQAEVINLAIRIPGYGVTLHKSLMDYFDGFSGQLSPTDWETIKLEASKYMGDIFSWFGKFLADLLTGGLALANLIALVIITPIVSFYLLRDWNRLVKKVQSWFPVAHQKVISTLFEDMDRALGGFARGQALVCLTLATFYGFGLWFLGLDSGAVIGVLTGIFAFVPYLGVLTGFIISLLMSFAQFGDWAPILMVMGLFGVGQVLEGNFLTPNLVGERVGLHPVWIIFAILSGATIGGLLGVLIAMPIAAIIGVLVRFGMSQYMASPLYKHLARKAPAAKKKTS